Part of the Sorghum bicolor cultivar BTx623 chromosome 1, Sorghum_bicolor_NCBIv3, whole genome shotgun sequence genome, TCAGCTGTAGAGAACAGAAGGGTGGTATATGGTAGTAGTGATCACCAACACCAGCTCCACTACTCCACACATATCTTTTGTTTTCTTGCAGAAAGACAAGGGTATGACTACGTGCTTTCCTCGTCTTCATTCACACGGTCACTCCAATGGTTCCAGTTGTACTCTAGCTCATACACCTGTACCTCCTCTCGTCAACGATCTACTGTCTAATTCCAAAAAAAAAGGCAACGAACTAATCAAGTACGTAGAACTACGAAGAAGATGGAGGGGAAAAAATCACTTGCCACTTGCTAGGGTGAgtggtatctttttttttttgaagaggATTTCATTTGCACTGACACAAATCAAAACAAAAGCCTTCTTTGATTTGAAGTTATTTTTGTACATCTcgatcatctctctctctctctctctctctccacttACTCCAAACTCTTCCTATGTACTCTCTCGCCGGGACGATCGGTCTCTCGCCGAGGGACGACAGTCTCGTGTCTCGAACTCTCGAACGACCTCCTCCTTAGAAGCTCGATCGCTGTCTCCTGATGACGACCCTGATCACGTTCGAGATTTTGGTCACGAGTTCATAAATCTCGCGACCTTCCATCTTTCAGGAGCTAGGATCATCAGCAGAAAGTTAGGACGCCGTAATTCGTTCGACAGGCTGATCGATGCGTCGTCGCTCAGAACGCGCAGCAGTAGTAGATGAACCGCCGCCACGCGTTCTTCCTCTTcctggcgccggcggcggccgcgacGGCCGCGGTCGCTGCGGCCTCCTTCTCCGCCAGCGGGACCGGCCCGTCCGTCGCCCTCAGCATCTGCCACATGACGTGCACGTCGTGGTACTCGCACGTCCGCACCTCCTTCCTCAGCTTCCTCAGGCCTGCATTCATCAAACCCATCCGTAAGTCGATGAGAAACGATCTAAGGGTCGATCGAAGTAGAATAGAACGACCGACGATCCAGAAGACCAGCGACGCCGCCGCCACTTGGCGACGACGGTCGATCGACGACTGAGAGGGAGGGAGCTAGCAAATTAACGTACCGGCCTTTCGCCGGAGGCCGAGGCGCGCAGCGATGCCGAGCCAGACCCTCTTCACCGGCACGGCAGCTCGGTCCATGCACATCTTCGATTCCTCGATCGATCTCCCTGCTGCTTAATCTCTTGCCGGCGGCTGGATGATGATCTCCTCTCGTCGATCCTTGGCTTCTCCTCTCCGAGTGTCCCCCTTTGCACAGCTCTCGCTCTCTCCCCGGCCAAGtcactcgccgccgccgcgcaccaGATCGAGAAGCAAGCAAGCCCTGAAGCGGATGGAAGAGAACGAAACCACTACTCCTGGCAGGCAGCTGCTTCCTGCTGTTGGATGAGAGAGCCGGCTGGTCAGGGCCGAGACCTTTTATAGGCGAGGCGGTAGCGGCGCGGGGAGGGGAGTGGGGGACAAGGGAGATGCGCGTGCGATCCGGGGCTTTTCGATCGGGAGGAGTCGGCGCGGCGCACGGTGCTGTCGTCCGATTTGGACGCGCGAGCAGCACGGGTTGGTCGCTGTCCGCGGCGGCCGCGCCCCAGGTGTCGCTGTCCCCGGCTCGCGCGGGCTTCCGCGCGGGTTCCCTCGGGATCCTGGCGCCTAGCGAGTAGCGGGCTGCCGCGTCACCGCGTGAGCGATCCCACGGCCGGGGCGCGCGTGAGCTGGTACCTGTCTGCTCCGCGGAAAATCGGAAAATGAGAGCCGAGGCCTTGGTTTTGGTTCCCAATTTTGCTTTTCTTTCGTCCGCACGGCGGCCGGGCGCCGGAGGTGGAGTGAGGCCGTGGAACGGGCGGCGTGAGAGGTGTGATACGATCACGTTCTGATGTTTACAGCgcagcctttttttttttcttttttccggTGGTGGAGTGACGAGATTGTGTGAATCAGAGTCAACGATCTGGCGAGCGAACCGGTGTCATACACGACAACAAGTAGTTAAGAGCAAGCGTAGATATTTGATCTCGACCGGAACGAGGCAGGGGAAGTGAAATGaggcctttgtttagttcaccttaaaaacctaaaaattttcaatatttttcgtcacatcgaatcttacgacacatgtatggagcattaaatatagataaaaataaaaactaattatacagtttgtctgtaaattacgagacaaattttttaagtctagttattctatagctggataatatttattaaataaaaatgaaaaagctATTGTGtcgtttttctaaaaatttttggaactaaacaaggtctgatATTTGGATTGACTAGAATAGATAAGGATCACCTCGTCACAGTTCACATGCCACTGTAATTTAGCAAAATCGATAGCTTTGTCGTGGACAAGAGCATTTTAGTGATAtatgtgtttggttggaggcgttaaagtttaatatatattgtaacatttttattttatttagtaattagtgttcaattatggattaaTTAAACTTTAAAGACTCGTCTTTTTAAAATTACATACAAAATGaacaaatttttttatttatatttaattcttCATGTCTCATGTGATAGGAGTTAAAGTTACCAATGCAAATCAACGAGGCTTTAATAGTGCCATCAAGGATAAAAATACCTGTCGTGACAATCATGAAATCGCTCCGAAATTCATGATCTAGAGGAACTGTTTCATAACTGGCGTGGCGTATATTCCTTTCGTCCCTTTCTAAATATAGTTTTCAGTTTTCTAGAAATTATTAAACGCACCTAACTTTAAtttaatatataaaatattaatattttattagataaattgttgaaagctatttttatataataaatttatttaaagatacaaATGTCACTAATCTTTTTTACTAACCTATTTAATAAAGTCCGACCGACATGAATATTATACTGATACGTACTTAAAAAGGACatggagtagtttaaaagttttttttaaGGCAATCAGATTTTCACCTTTCAATCTGGTCAACAAAGAAGGTACAAGGAGTTGGACGatataggatgagagagaaggcgacAACATACTTATCTCTATTTTGGCTCAACATATAGTATCTGATTCAATGTACCTAAGGTCAAACCAT contains:
- the LOC8083979 gene encoding uncharacterized protein LOC8083979 gives rise to the protein MCMDRAAVPVKRVWLGIAARLGLRRKAGLRKLRKEVRTCEYHDVHVMWQMLRATDGPVPLAEKEAAATAAVAAAAGARKRKNAWRRFIYYCCAF